In Catenulispora sp. EB89, the genomic window ACCGCGCTCGGCTACGCCCTGACCGTCGGCTCCAGCGCCGCCCTCGCGTTCCGCCGCCGGCGCCCCACGCCGGTGCTGTGGGCGAGCTGCGCGATGGTCGTCCTCTACGCCGGCCTCGACTACCCGCCGACCACCATCGCGTGGGGGCCGCTCCTCGTCTTCTACACGCTCGCCACGCGCGAGCCGCCGCCGCGTGTCCTGCCGGGTGCGCTCATGGTGTTCGTGGTCTGGCTTCAGTACAGCCTGAAGCTGGTGGTGCTCGGAGTGCTGCTCGCGGTGCTGCAGACGGTGCTCGTCATCGGCGTCACCTGGGTCTTCGGCAACCAGACGCGGCGCCTCGCCGAGCGCAACGAGCGCCTGGCGCTGCTCACCGAGCAGGTGCGCAGGGATCAGGCGGCGCGCGCTCGGGAAGCCGTGGCGGGCGAGCGTGTCCGCATCGCGCGCGAGCTCCACGACGTCGTCGCGCACCACATGTCGGTGATATCCGTGCAGACCGGCCTGGCCCGCTATGTCCTGCACAGCGATCCCGCGACCGCTGGCCAGTCGCTGGGCACCATCGGCGACGCCACCCACGAAGCCATGCGCGAGATGCGCCGCATGCTCGCCGTCCTGCGCCCGGTCCCGGAGGACGGCGCTGCCGAAGCCGCCTACCGTCCCTCGGTCGAGCCGTCCCCCGGGCTGGCGCGGCTCCCGAAGCTGCTGGAGCGGGTGCGGGCGGCCGGGCTCGAGGTCGAGCTCACCGTCGCCGGCACGCCCTTCGCCCTGCACCCGGGCCATGACCTGTGCTGCTACCGCGTCGTCCAGGAGTCGCTGACCAACGTCATGAAGCACGCGCCCGGAGCCGGCGCGCTGGTGGAGCTCGTATATCAGGATCGTGACGTCATCGTCCGCATCGTCGACGACGGCGGGCGTGTACGCTCGCTCACTGAAGGTGGCGGCGTCGTCCCGACCTCCCTGGGACCCGCGGTGGCGGGCTCCGGGAACGGCCTGGTCGGCATGCGGGAACGAGCGCGGATCTACGGCGGGACGCTGCATGCGGGGCCGCGCGCGGCGGGCGGCTTCGAAGTGGTCCTGGTCCTTCCGGGCGAGCAGGGGACCTAGGCCCGGCGCCGCGCCGGCCGTAAGATCGCCGCCGGCGGATCGGTGGACCCGGGGGGTAGCGCGTGATCAAGGTGATAGTCGCGGACGACCAGATACTCGTCCGCGCGGGTCTGGCCGCCCTGCTGCGCGCGGCGCCCGGCCTGGACGTGGTCGGCGAGGCCGAGGACGGCGAGCAGGCGCTGGCCATCGCCGCCGAGCAGGAGGCCGACGTGGTCCTGATGGACGTCCGCATGCCCGGCATGGGCGGCATCGCGGCCACCGAGCAGCTGGTCGCGGCGCGTGAGGCGGACGGCCGCGAGACCCCCCGGGTCTTGATCCTGACCACCTTCGACCTCGACGACTACGTCTACGCCGCCCTCAAAGCAGGCGCCAGCGGCTTCGTCCTGAAGGACACGTCCCCCGAACGCCTCCTGGCCGCCATCACCGTGGTCGCCAACGGCGACATGTTGTTCTCCCCGCCGATCTCCCAGCGCCTGATCGAGGCCTACACGCTGCGCGGCGAGGCGCCCGGCGGCCCGCCGGCCGACCTGGCGGTGCTCACCGCCCGCGAGATCGAGGTGCTGCGGCTGGTCGGCAAGGGGATGACGAACCCTGAGATCGCCGAGCACCTGGTGGTCGGCGAGACCACGGTGAAGACGCACCTGAACCGCACGATGACCAAGCTCAGCCTGTCCACCCGCGCGCAGGCGGTCGTGGTCGCGTACGAGGCCGGGCTGGTGGTACCCGGCGACGGCGCGGGGTCGGCGGCGCGGTAGCCGGTACCGGGCAACAAGCGATCCTCCGACCGGGCATCACCGTGTCAGGCCCCTTCGCTACAGTCCCGGGCACCAGCACCCACCCCCGGGAGTGATCGATGAGTGGCGCCACCACCACGACCGAAGCGTCCACCACGACCGACGCGTCGCCGAGGGACGAAGACACCAACGCGATCCCCGAGGCGATGCGCCGCCTGGTGATTCCCCGCCGTGGCGTCGCTGTGAGCAAGGACCCCACCGCCGCCACGAACGCCGGCCCGGAAGCCGCCGCGTACTACGCCGCATGGCTGGAAGAGAACAGCGCCGCCGTCGCCGTGGTCCTCGACAACCGGCCGACCGACCCCGATCTCACCAGGAAGTACCGCGCCTCCAACGGCGACCTGGCCACCGCGACCCCGCTCGCGGCAGGCATTGCGGCGGCCATCATGATCTCCCCGGACACCCCGGACTACGCCGACCCGGACGGCATCATCGACGCCTGGATCGCCGTACGCGGCCATGCTTT contains:
- a CDS encoding response regulator, with translation MIKVIVADDQILVRAGLAALLRAAPGLDVVGEAEDGEQALAIAAEQEADVVLMDVRMPGMGGIAATEQLVAAREADGRETPRVLILTTFDLDDYVYAALKAGASGFVLKDTSPERLLAAITVVANGDMLFSPPISQRLIEAYTLRGEAPGGPPADLAVLTAREIEVLRLVGKGMTNPEIAEHLVVGETTVKTHLNRTMTKLSLSTRAQAVVVAYEAGLVVPGDGAGSAAR
- a CDS encoding sensor histidine kinase → MQTAVIRLKAAAWSAVRLLRAHPQAVDGIVAAAMLAVSLLWLSRYPYESGHRFVYSEQDSQRTPFHPITALGYALTVGSSAALAFRRRRPTPVLWASCAMVVLYAGLDYPPTTIAWGPLLVFYTLATREPPPRVLPGALMVFVVWLQYSLKLVVLGVLLAVLQTVLVIGVTWVFGNQTRRLAERNERLALLTEQVRRDQAARAREAVAGERVRIARELHDVVAHHMSVISVQTGLARYVLHSDPATAGQSLGTIGDATHEAMREMRRMLAVLRPVPEDGAAEAAYRPSVEPSPGLARLPKLLERVRAAGLEVELTVAGTPFALHPGHDLCCYRVVQESLTNVMKHAPGAGALVELVYQDRDVIVRIVDDGGRVRSLTEGGGVVPTSLGPAVAGSGNGLVGMRERARIYGGTLHAGPRAAGGFEVVLVLPGEQGT